In bacterium, one DNA window encodes the following:
- a CDS encoding energy transducer TonB has translation MKTTPRPVILILTIACIATMFAACATKKTTSTPLGSGSGQSLRLGTGSDSTGQNFGLLDPDATRKSDSTGAVEVEMRPVQLKSPLLTYPEIARKAGIDGSVWVTVLVGIDGVARATLIEKDSGTLVGFEDSARACAKASRWKPAENQRSPRCALGYLRDKIPARRSSVGQRYPFHFLLTPAARRRSRSKYETHHVHNI, from the coding sequence ATGAAAACCACTCCGCGACCAGTCATACTAATTCTCACCATAGCTTGCATCGCGACCATGTTTGCCGCCTGCGCCACAAAGAAGACGACTTCTACTCCTCTCGGTTCTGGTTCTGGCCAGAGTCTCAGACTCGGCACTGGCTCCGACTCCACCGGACAAAACTTCGGACTACTCGATCCGGATGCCACACGCAAGTCTGACTCGACAGGAGCTGTTGAGGTCGAAATGCGTCCAGTTCAACTTAAATCGCCTCTTCTAACCTATCCGGAAATTGCCCGCAAAGCTGGAATCGATGGTTCAGTCTGGGTCACGGTTCTGGTTGGAATTGATGGAGTAGCTCGAGCCACCCTAATCGAAAAGGATTCCGGAACACTTGTCGGTTTTGAAGATTCAGCGCGAGCCTGTGCCAAGGCATCACGATGGAAACCGGCGGAGAACCAAAGGTCGCCCCGTTGCGCTCTGGGTTACCTACGAGATAAAATTCCAGCTCGACGATCCTCAGTAGGACAGCGCTATCCGTTCCACTTCCTACTCACACCCGCTGCACGGCGCCGGTCCCGAAGCAAATATGAAACTCACCATGTACACAACATCTGA